Part of the Salmo trutta chromosome 2, fSalTru1.1, whole genome shotgun sequence genome, ctcttataatctccacccagcacagccagaagaggactgggcacccctcagagcctggttcctagctaggtttcttcctaggttcccgcctatctagggagttttccctagccattgtgcttctacatctgcattgcttgctgtttgggattttaggctgggattCTGTGTCACCTTCTTTGTgtcaactgctgatgtaaaaagggctttataaacatttgattgattgattgacattgACTCAAGGTATATTAgcgttttatttttcatttatctTTAAAAAATGATGAtttttttccactttgacattatactATTTTGTGAAGATCATTGACaacaaatgacaattaaatcaattttaatcctactttgtaacacaataaaaagtgaagaaatccaagggggtgtagactttctataaGGACAAGTACCCATTGATAACTGAAGAATGCCTCATGAGCAAAACATACGCTCTTTTGcttgcatttgtatttattagggatccccattcgTTTCTGCCGAgccagcagatactcttcctggggtttattatggatccccattagttcgtGCCAAGCCAGCACCTTCCCTTCCTCCAAACGCATTAAGGGGCTTACATCACCCCCAAAAATCTAAactaaaacagtacatcatataacagtATTacaccacaacatatctacaatacaaaatgtataataccacgatacaacaatattacaatgtacgtgtgtggagagtctgtgtgctagtgtgtgtgtgcgtatgcgtgtgtctgtctgtacctgtgtgtgtcttttcaGAGTCCCCGCtgtccataaggtgtatttttatttgttttttcaaTCAGATTTTACGGCTTgaatgagttacttgatgtggaatagaattccatgtagtcatggctctgtgtagtactgtgcgtttcccggagtctgttctggacttggggactgtgaagagacagaccTCTTATGGCATGTCTtctggggtatgcatgggtgtctgagctgtgtgctagtcattTGAACAGTCAGCTCAGtgatttcaacatgtcaatacctctcagtAACTATAATCAAGCCATAACAATGTTTATTATATCAGGATAATGCATAATACATTTTGTGAGAATAAATCACCATCATTTGAAAGGTTGTCTACTTTTTACCATAATAAAAGAAAAAGAGGAATAATAATTATGTCACACAAATATTTGACCACTTTGTTAACACCTTCTCTAGTAAAGATCCTGTATTATATTGCACTAGTTAGTTCcataaataaatgtatttgagTAACAATGTATGCATTATTGATATTTAATCATTCAAATAAAAGGGAAATGTATATGGACATTAATCTAAAGTTAGCCTTCTATATGGCTAAACCTCATGAACAAATCAAACTAAAGTGTGGTGTAcagcagggcagctctctaggcccactactcttttctatttttaccaatgacctgctactggcattaaacaacgtgtgtgtgtccaggtatgCTGATGGTTCAATCATatctaatgaagtcactgaaacccttaacaaagaatGGGTGGCCAgaaataaactggtcctgaacatctctaaaactaagagcatctccattgtatttggtacaaatccttccctaagttctagacctcagctgtatctggtaatgaatggtgtggctgttgaacaagttgaggagactaaattacttggtgttaccttagattgtaaactgtcatggtcaaaacatatatatgcaatggttgtaaagatggggataGGTCTGTCCgtaatgggctcccgagtggcgcagctgtctaaggcactgtatctcagtgcaagaggcatctcTACAGTCCGTGgtttaattccaggctgtatcacatctggacatgattgggagtcccatagggaggtgcacaattggctcagcgtcgtccggatttggccggggtaggccgtcattgtaaataagaatttattcttaataactgacttgcctagttaaataaaggttaaataaaaaaaataataaagagatgctctgctttttttgacaccacacgaCACAAAGcgagtcctgcaggctctagtttaatcttatcttgattattgtccagtcatatggtcaagtgttGATAGggaagacctagttaagctgcagctggtccaGAAGAGATCGACActtcttgctcttcattgtaatcagagggctggtattaatactatgcatgccagtctctcttggctaagagttgaggaagaCTGACTGTGTCACTTCTtgttttataagaaacaatgtgttgtaaattccaaattgtttgcatagtcaacttacatacagctctgacacacactcacggcacaacgcctcttcctcatgtgacctacttggtgtgtgtatgtactgacatgtatgtggaactgatagacacacacactacatgttaatgttttcaaAATGTATATAAATTGTAAAGTAAGACTAGCTGTATCCATTGACGTCGGCTAAAAATGAAGTTGACTGCAATGAATAAGCTTTAACAATTACATGTTGATGGAATAAGTCTCTACAATACAGTCGACATGTCATTTACTTCCTCCTTATTATCCATCAGATCCAAAACATGTTCATCACCATGCTCAGATTCCTGGTTTGCACCCTCTTTCAGCATTGCTACCAAAGTAGACAGTGTGCTGTCGGGGTCTAGCAATTTAACCAGGGGAACATTCACACCGCTGTCTTGAAAGAGAAGATTCTGCAAAGTCATGGCTAGCATTGAGTCAACGCCTAATGCAGTGAGAGAAGAATCGTCATTCAGCTGATCATTGTCAACACCTAGCTTTTCCCTGAGCACCGACCTGACGTATTCACTTGGTGACTTGGACACGGTAGTTTGGTCATATATTGTATCTACCCCTTTGGCTTTTGTTAGCGCCTCAGCCACCAGTGCGCCTAGACGCATTTTTAGGGCGGCATTGTGAATAAGAACATGACGCCTCAGGTTATTGAAACTGAACTTGCAGACAACCTGTTGGGGTCTGTTCAGCACAAGGCATTGTTCTAGGCTCTCATGGATTTCTGCAACCTCCAAGACCATCATCCCCTTTGCTgacagaaatgtttgtaaatggtCTTTGTTCAACAAGAGACCAAGGTTCAAAGCTCCCCAGTTGATGGACTGTCCTGCGAGTCCAACGTTTCGCCGATACTGACAGAATGTGTCCAAGAAGGAGTTGGCTGCACAATAGTTTGTTTGTGACGCATTGCCAATAAAGGCAGAAATGGAGGAATAACACACAAAGTAATCTAACTTGCAGTGTTTTGTGGCGTGGTGCAGATTCAGCGCTCCATTCAATTTGGGCTTCAGGACTTTCTCATAGAGAGATTTGTCAAGGGTTTCAATCAGCCCATCGTGCAGGACGACAGCGCTGTGGAACAACCCTCTGATTGGACAAGATGGGAAACTTTCCCCAATTGCAGTAATGGTCTTTACCACTTGTGCAGAGATTGAGACATCACACTGCAAGCTTACGACTGTGGTGCCATACTGACTCTTAATTTTGCTTATCTCCTGCTGTACGTCTGGCGAGGGCCTGCTTCTGGAAAGAATGACAATGTACCCACCTCCTCGATGTGCAATGAATTTCACTGTTTCAAACCCTAGTCCAGTTAGACCACCTGTAATGATGTACACAGACTTCTTCTGGAAAAGCTGGTTTGGTTTAGGCAGCAACTGAATGTCGGACAGTGCGCCTTTGGAATCATATTTACCCAGTGCCACAACAGACAGGGTCTTTGAGCTGAAGTACGACTCAGATTCCTCAACAGGCAGGAAGTCAATGCTACCGGATGACATTCTCTGAAAGGTGTTGATTTCAAAATCTAAAGACTTCTTGTCCAAATGCATTGATTTGAGCCAACGGTAAATGTGAGGCTTTTCTGCTCTGATAGATCCCTTTTCCAATATGCTAGACATCTGAACAGTCTGAATGCGAACATCATCATTGCCACAACTGAAGACATTTTGTGAAAAGGAGGATTGCCACTCATTTTCGCATACAGCAACAATGTGTCTCACACCGGAAACATTGCAAGCTTTTTCAAACtgagatttgtcaaatggaggcaAAAGGACAAATGCATCAAGCTTGTTCACATTGTGAAGCTGATCACTAAACTGAGGCAAGACAATGTTATACCATCCTGATTTGTTTGCAGTTTGGGCTAAGATCTTTGTCAAACCTGAGTCAGGAACAGATGAGATGATGCCCAACCTCCGCTGTTTGAGTTTGGGTAATGCATGATGCAAGACTTCCCATGCAAGAACAAAGTAGGACACACAAGGAGCCTCCTTCAGAAATGTGAGCCTCTTTGTCTTGTAGCATGCTGCTTCAGGAATCACAATCTTAGAAGATGCAGCAATGGGATAACATGCGACTATATGGTCTCCCACTTTCAGTTTGTTCACATTTTTCCCTACAGCTGTGACAGTACCACTGAAGTCAAGAGCCAGAAGCTGGTGGTTCTGAGATGTGTGATTGTTCCAGTATATTGTCTGACCATAGTTCAGATCAGAGACACTGACAGGACAGAAGTCTGAGGAATGAACACATATCTTACTGAGCTGAATCTCAACTGATTTCACTTGGATGTTTATATCCTCAACATCACAGGGAACGGCAGACAAGCTAGTCATTCTGTACGGATCAGCAGTCTGAAGGATGAACTGTCCAGACTTCAAAGAATGGACATTTCCCTGTGAGTTGTCACTGCTTTCAGTGGGCGTGTGCACTATGGAAGGTTTCAGAATCTGCCCATCTTTTACCACCAATTCTGGGTATTTACTGCAGGGGAATGAATCAAGGACCTGAGACAGAGATCTGATGTCCTCTGTAGAGACAGAGTTGATGTCAATCAGCTGGAAGGAAAGGTTTTCCATTTCTGCAGCACACGATCTAGTCATGCCTGACAGGACAAAGCCTGCGCTGATGTGGTCCACTGTGTTCTCTGCTGACCGGTAGGTTATTACTCTGATGGAATTTGGAAATTTCATTACCTTCAGTTCCAGGACTATTTGTCGGAACATCTCACAGCAGCTTACCATATTCTCCAGGATAGCCTCTGTTTTGTGGGAGGTAACATTGTCGTTGCTCCACACAAACAAGATTTCTTCAAAGCTGTTCAGATTTGAGATTTGATCAAACAGCGCTTTAAATCCACGGCTCAAGAGATCATTGGCATGTGTGCAAGAGATGTATTGAGACTGTGAGCTCAAGTGTTTTCGGATGGCTTCGGATACACCCGTCTGGTCAGCGAAGACCAATGCTTTGGGAGTATTTGATGGCTTGTAGTCATCAGAGACAACACTGAAGTCATTGTGGAAGAAGTACTCTTCAACTACACAAGATTGACTTCCAAGATACTTGAATATAACATGCTTCAGTTCAACCAACACCCGGCCTGCTTTGTCTGTGAAACAGCCAGATACTTCAAAATGGTCCACTGCAACATTTGCAGCTCTCAAATACAGAACCATTTCAGGCTGCAAGGGTTCGTGAACAGTCAAACTGCCAATTTCTGCAGGAAAGCCAGGCCTTGCCATGAATGCATTCGCTGTTGTGACTTGAGTCCGTTGGAGCAAGTAGTCTAGCACTACAGGATGAATGCAGAAGTCATGCAACTGTGGCAGGAGCTCTTCAGGGACAGACACAACAGAGATGGCTTCCATCAAGTCTTCACCATAATGCACATCTCCTCTGTTTATGAAAACAGAACCATACTGAAACCCTCTCTTACTTAGGTAATCGTAGAGGTCTTCAGTACTCATAGTTGATCTGCATCGCTTGTAAACCGAGTCTATAGAGATGTACTGTTCTTCGGCCAACCTCCCTTGCTTGTATGATATGCTGCCTGATGCATACGTTACTGTAGGAGATTGTATCTTAAACGTTGTCTCGTTTTCAATGTGATCCAGTTTGACACTCAACTCAGGAGAATTTGGTGAAATGACAAATGGACTCTGAAAACTGACACTGAGTTGCAGTGTGTTGAGTGGCACCTTTGGTTTGGCACTGGCCATGAAGGCAGCCAAACCCAACTCAACATAGAGGGCACCAGGGACAATTGCAACATCATTGTTTCTATGGTCCTGCAGGTAAGACACTGAGGCTGAAGCCAGATCACAGCTGAAGGTTTTTCCATCATTGCCTCTCTGAGTTAATACAGGATGACAGCCTAATATACTTGCCTCAAAGATGACATTGTTCTTCACACAATCAAACTGATACCTTGGTAAAGGTGTTGGGGATGTCTCACAACCTCTGTAGAACTGATCCCAGTCTACCTGAACCCCCAACTCAAACAGTTTGGACACAGTATTCAGCATTGTCTCATGATCTTTATCTGGCTGCACTGAGGACAGAACTATGGTGTCATTTCCCAGGGTCTCCTGGATGTTTCTTTGTAGAGCCCTTCTAGGGCCAATCTCCACAAAGACCACATTCTTATTCTCTTTGGCTGCTGATCTCACTGCCTGTTcaaatgaaactggctctcgtatGTTCCTGGCCCAGTATTTGCCTGTGCTGAAGTCTGGCTGCGCTACCACCTTTCCTGTCACTGTGGAGAACAATTCTGTCTCAACATCATTGACTTGTAAAGAGCCAATACTGTCCTCTAGTTGAGACAGGATGGGATCCATCATCTGGCTGTGGTATGCAGCAGGGACATCCAGAACACGGAGGAACAGATTCTTCCTCTTGACTGAGCTGCTCAGCTTTTGATGGAGACTGTCAATAGCCTCTGCATCACCTGAGAGCGTGCAGGACTGTGGGCTGTTGAAGGCAGCCAATGAAACCTTATTTGAgtaggagggaaggaggttcaAGACCTCTGATACGACCATGTTACTGACCACAAGCATTTTCCCTCCTGTGACCTTATTCTGCAGAGTACTGCGGAAGTAGATCACCTTCACTGCATCCTCAAGGGACAACAGCCcagagcagtgggcagcagcAACCTCTCCTACAGAGTGGCCAAGAATGGCATCAGGTTTGATGCCCCAGTGCTTGAAGAGACTGTCTATGCCAACCTGAATGGCAAAGAGGAGGGGCTGGACAACATCTGGTTTTGAAAAGCCATCATCATTCGATGCACTTTCCAGTTTGTCTGTGATGGACATTCTTTGGTACCTTTGAAAAAGTGCCTCAATCTCTCTTATCTTCTCTCTGAACACTGGTTCCTGTTTTAGCAACTGCTTGCACATGCCTTGGTAGGTCACACCATTCCCACAGAAAACAAATACTAACCTTGGATTGAGCATGGAGGGGTCAATCTTTTTGTTGAAAGCAGATTTTAGCTGGTTTCTCAGATCAACCAGTGATGATGTTGTGAATGCCCTCCTGTATTTATGTTTCAAGTGGCTTCTTCTACAGGCTGACGTATATGACAAACTCTGGAGTTCCACTGTTTTGTCTGCACTTATCTGTTCATCTGTGTCCTGTATCATCAAGCTAAGGGATTTTTCTGAGGCTGCTGAGAGGACAAAATACTCATATGACCGCTCAACCCTAGCTGTTTTGGTGTGAGACTTGTTGTACTGTTTGACAATGGTGTGGGCATTTGTGCCCCCAAAACCAAAATTATTGATCCCTGCAACCCGTTCAACAGAGCCTGCATTGCCCCATTTTTCTGCTTTAGTGGGAACTTTTACATTCAAGGCTTTCACATCGATACTGGCACTGTCCTCAGAGTAGAACAGTGAAGGGACAATGGTTTCATGTTTCATCATTAGGAGTACCTTGATTAGCCCTGCCACTCCAGCTGCAGATTCAGTGTGTCCAATGTTGCCTTTCACAGAGCCGATGCGGAGTGTCTCTGAACCTGCAGGTCTGGCTTTGGCAATTACTTTGGAGATGCTGCCTGCTTCAATGGGATCCCCCACTGGAGTTCCAGTCCCATGAGCCTCTATGTACTGGACCGATAACAGGTCAGACTCTGAATAGATTCCGCGCAGCAGCTCCTCTTGCTGGACCATGGATGGCTTGGTGATTGGAGTGACTGTGTGGCCATCTTGGTTAACAGCAGTGTTGCTTATGATGCCCCATACATGGTCATTCTTCTTGAGAGCCTGTGTAAAATATAAATCAGTGTTGCTTAAGATGCCCCATACATGGTCACAGTCTTTCAAGGCCTGTAAAAGATTTGAAATTCAACAGAATTGATATCATGTTTGATGGACCAGTGTTTGATGGAATAGTGTTTGATGGACCAGTGTTTGATGGACCAGTGTTTGATGGACCAGTGTTTGTGCCAACTTTTTTCTGCATGTAACTCCACATGAAACTGTTGGGCTCCAGCCTAAATTGCTTTTGGTCAAATGTTATATGCAGATCTACAAGTAAAACATAGTAATAAAGATAATAGCTTGTCTATTGCAGTCTAAATTAAATAGGTAATAAGGGACGGTAAGTATAGTGAGCTCCAACAGTATTGTGACAGtgacaatttttgttgttgttttggctctgttctTGTACTTATACAATGACTATGTGGTTAAAGTGCAGATGGTCAGCTATGATTTCAGGGTATTTTCCTCCATATCGGGTGAAcggtttagaaattacagcagtttttgtacattaatgtggatgctaccatgattacccATAGTCCTGAATTAATTGTCaataatgatgaatgagaaagttacagacacacaaatatcataccccccaaaatcctaacctcccctgttattgtaagggtGAGAGGTTAGCACGTCTTGGGGGGATAGATATTTGTGAGTCTGTACATTTCTCAATCATCATGACtcaggactatccataatcatggtagcatccacattaatgtagaactgtttcgaaacatattctattcttatttgcaataaaagggactccaaaatgacaatacattatttaccattcatttctattggccacaaaaaaatctgaaacagcaaaagcaaaacaaacAGCACAAGCATCCAACaactttgtagagtcacaagcttgatgtaatcaatatgggaccaaatactaaacttttgactatttTATTACACAAGTGAATGTGTGACCGAGCGGCtgaaatcggtcttatgtagaaaaatttgaaattgtgtttttttttacattggataaaagtagagagctacaaaatggtctatcatacactacagttgaggaacaatgtgaaagtaattctgctttaaaagttgatagacttttgagaaaatggcctttgaatgttttggcactactgctggagagcccttctttgtctacacccattcacgATTGTTCACACCCTCGTAAGCTTTATTATACACAGATTCaaaatagctattgataacaaatgtgtaCTTTGTGGTTGTGACCCACAGACTTTTTaccatttattttgggactgttctTATGTCAGAAGGTTTTGGAGTGAGTTagattttatttaaaaataaactaATATTAACGTTAATTTGAAAGATAGATATTATGTTGAATTTTTATCTAAATTATATGGACCCTGATATAACTTTCActgttcatttgtttatttttcaagTTGGCGGAGAACAAACCCATTGTTTAAGATAGAATTGAAACATTATTTTGACATTTTCAGTaagtgtaaaaaacaaaaaatctaTACGTACCATGAAACTTTTTTGACAAATTGAAAATGTATCTCGATATGTAAGGTTTATGTTAGGTTTATGTActtttgtttgtatatttctgtttttgtatttgttttgttcataataataataaaaataaataaaaaaatcagtcaagcacccaaactaacttgctagctacttccagacacaaatgagagaacagctcactgaacattactctccctagcagagctggttaggctgttatgttatccagagcgttggtgactgtaactgtgctgtcagattgtctgtaaattcagagcgtttcgctctcggagcgttcagagcgcacactggacgctctggccgatgagtatGGTTGATCCAAATATTCTGACcccacaacggcagtcaagcactcaAGCTAACTGGCTGACTTGCTAGCTACTTGCaaacacataatgagagaacaccccacgctaatgggaaggttgctgactttttctgtggctaaaccaactaggctcatcatttaacaattgtattcgtatttacagatggcatacaagtttgttattaaggcacatgaaagttcacatgttcaagaaggtatttctgccaataaaacgcattttgataaataaaaaaagttatgttcaaacggctctcctgtgaagtagtgacccgcaacATACGTATGCCTTGTTTACTGAAATGGGTCACATTTGTTCCCATAAAATGGGGGGGATAATGTACAAAAAGTGATTTCTAAACgcttcacctgatatggatgaaaacatcctcaaatgaaagctgacaaTCTGCACTTTATCCTAATAGTCAttatatcatttcaaatccaacgtgctagagtacagagccaaaacaacaacaattgtgtcactgtcccaatacttttggagctcactgtatatgtcACATATTAGTCATATACTGTAGAAGTTCTTTGACAAAATGAAAGCTTGAGAGTTCATTTAATTTATCAAATACTCCCAGACACAGTTTTATGGCCTGACTGGCTAAATGTTTGCCCAGTTTGAATATGTTTGAACTGTACTGCAACAAGTGCAAATGGAAGAAATCATAAGCGCTCACTTGTTTCAGTGGCTTCAGTAGAAGAATCCCACAACCCTCTCCTCTGCCATAGCCATCTGCTCTGCTGGAGAAAGGTTTGCTGGTGCCTTCAGGTGAAATCATCTTTGCCTTGCTGAGAGCGACAAAGACTTGTGGCTCTATGATACAGCTTACACCGCCACAGAGAGCCATCTCACAGTCACCTGGTTGGACAAATAAGTTTTAATATAATTGCAGGTGGCACTCAAACAGCACCTGCTCATGTAGCTGAAAAAAGGTTAATAGTCAAACATACAGTATGATTTTATTTTTTGCTTGATCTTTTTAGAAATTGCTCTCTGGGCACAATTGACAGGCTGAGATGGGTAGACAACATTCAATCTACATTACATATTAAAACAAGCAACAACCATCCTCCatttgtttttatatagaaattaCTGTCAAATGTttctatacagtacatactgtgtCTTCTACTAGCCAAGCAATTTTCTTACTCACAATTAGATAAAGATGTGTACCTTGTTTTATGGCTTGACAAGCAAAGTGCAGTGCCACAAGAGATGAGGAACAGGCACTGTCTATGGCAACTGATGGACCAGTGAGGTTGAAGGTGTAGGATATCCGGTTGGCTGCAATACTCATGGATTTACCAGTGCCAGTCCAATGGTTGATCAAGCAGGGATTGTATTTGGCTGTTGTGAGATTGTAGTCGCTGTTCATCAGTCCTATAATTAAAATGGATATAAGTAACAATCATATGGTGTCACcactaaataataataaaaagtcaAATTACCACAGGTACACCAGGTCCATTTAAGGACCACAAaaatgacagctgtgccatactgGTTGCAagatagttgggaagagattatTGATgtgccgattccatggcacagggtttatgaactgatacaaacAGGAGTGGATTCAAAACGTAGAGTTTTTCAATTGAAATTATTATAAAAAGTGCATTTGGAAGTATTCAgagtttgttacattacagccttattctaaaattgattaaatcgtttttccccctcatcaatatacacacaataccacataatgacaaagcaaaaacagatttgacTTTTTCGCAAGTCTATTACAAAATAAAACTGACATTTCCCAtctactgttgaagtcggaagttttacatacaccttagccaaatacatttaaactcagtttttcacatttcctgacatttaatcctagtaaaaatgccctgttttagctcagttaggatcaccactttattttaagaatgtgtaatgtcagaataatagtagagagaatgatttagttcagcttttatttctttcatcacattcccagtgggacagaagtttacatacactcaattagtatttggtagcattgcctttaaattgattaacttgggtcaaacgtttcggggagcattccacaagcttcccataataagttgggtgaattttgacccattcttcctgacagagctggtgtaactgagtcaggtttgtaggcctccttgctcgcacacactttttcagttcttcccacaaatattctattgaattgaggtcagggctttgtgatggccactccaataccttgactttgttgtccttcagccattttgccacaactttggaagtatgcttggggtcattgtcagtttggaagacccatttgcgaccaagctttaacttcctgactgatgtcttgagatgttacttcaatatatccacatcattttcctgcctcatgatgccatctattttgtgcttCACCTAagtgtaaacatccgacttcaactgtacatacagtaagtattctgatttttactcagtactttgttgaagcatctttggcagcgattacagcctcgagtcttattaggtatgatgctacaggcttggcacacctgtatttggggagtttctcccattcttctctgcagatcctctcaagctctgtcaggttgaaaaTAGCTGCAcagctgcacaactattttcaggtgtctccagagatgttcgatcaggttcaagtccgggctctggctgggccactgaaggacttatcccgaagccactcttgcattgtcttggcagggtgcttagggtcattgtcctgttggaaggtgaaccttcaccccagtctgaggtcctgagcactcttgagcaggttttcattaaggttctctctgtactttgctccgttcctctttccctcatcctgacttgtctcccagtccctgccgctgaaaacatccccacagcatgatgctgccaccaccatgcttgtgGAGCAACGAGTTGTGTGCGTTTACGGGCTTTGAACTCGTTAAGAATGCCGATTAGGTAATGGCAAATAAGCTGCGTCAACCATAAACATACAGCTATCAAGCTCGCAAACAAATTTTAGCTTTCAAAAACCATATTAATAGGTTGTTTttcataaataatgttttgttgttgcatttaaatGCGTGAAAATGCTTTTATCAAGGTCAttcagcatgtgggagaagtcagAGCTCAGAGATGATAGActagtttcccactagtaattaagAGTTGGGGGGTGTTCAAGTGGATTTTCAGTCATATTCTGGTATATACGAATTTATGAGATGTTATGAACACAGCACAATTCCAACTGGGAAACCTCAGGCTTCCGTGCGTTCAAGCTGTCAACTCTGGAAAGACATGGACACCCGCAAGAAACTGTTGTTTGTTTGGCTTCTTGCAGAGCGTCCAAAATACCTGGGAACCCATGTATGAACTAAATATCACAAAATATCTGCAtacagcattttttttttatgaatgcGTACATATAAAAATATTGCGATTTACTAACTTGGCGTACGCCATAAACATGCATATTTTCCGTTGTA contains:
- the LOC115149287 gene encoding reducing polyketide synthase PKS1-like — encoded protein: MNSDYNLTTAKYNPCLINHWTGTGKSMSIAANRISYTFNLTGPSVAIDSACSSSLVALHFACQAIKQGDCEMALCGGVSCIIEPQVFVALSKAKMISPEGTSKPFSSRADGYGRGEGCGILLLKPLKQALKKNDHVWGIISNTAVNQDGHTVTPITKPSMVQQEELLRGIYSESDLLSVQYIEAHGTGTPVGDPIEAGSISKVIAKARPAGSETLRIGSVKGNIGHTESAAGVAGLIKVLLMMKHETIVPSLFYSEDSASIDVKALNVKVPTKAEKWGNAGSVERVAGINNFGFGGTNAHTIVKQYNKSHTKTARVERSYEYFVLSAASEKSLSLMIQDTDEQISADKTVELQSLSYTSACRRSHLKHKYRRAFTTSSLVDLRNQLKSAFNKKIDPSMLNPRLVFVFCGNGVTYQGMCKQLLKQEPVFREKIREIEALFQRYQRMSITDKLESASNDDGFSKPDVVQPLLFAIQVGIDSLFKHWGIKPDAILGHSVGEVAAAHCSGLLSLEDAVKVIYFRSTLQNKVTGGKMLVVSNMVVSEVLNLLPSYSNKVSLAAFNSPQSCTLSGDAEAIDSLHQKLSSSVKRKNLFLRVLDVPAAYHSQMMDPILSQLEDSIGSLQVNDVETELFSTVTGKVVAQPDFSTGKYWARNIREPVSFEQAVRSAAKENKNVVFVEIGPRRALQRNIQETLGNDTIVLSSVQPDKDHETMLNTVSKLFELGVQVDWDQFYRGCETSPTPLPRYQFDCVKNNVIFEASILGCHPVLTQRGNDGKTFSCDLASASVSYLQDHRNNDVAIVPGALYVELGLAAFMASAKPKVPLNTLQLSVSFQSPFVISPNSPELSVKLDHIENETTFKIQSPTVTYASGSISYKQGRLAEEQYISIDSVYKRCRSTMSTEDLYDYLSKRGFQYGSVFINRGDVHYGEDLMEAISVVSVPEELLPQLHDFCIHPVVLDYLLQRTQVTTANAFMARPGFPAEIGSLTVHEPLQPEMVLYLRAANVAVDHFEVSGCFTDKAGRVLVELKHVIFKYLGSQSCVVEEYFFHNDFSVVSDDYKPSNTPKALVFADQTGVSEAIRKHLSSQSQYISCTHANDLLSRGFKALFDQISNLNSFEEILFVWSNDNVTSHKTEAILENMVSCCEMFRQIVLELKVMKFPNSIRVITYRSAENTVDHISAGFVLSGMTRSCAAEMENLSFQLIDINSVSTEDIRSLSQVLDSFPCSKYPELVVKDGQILKPSIVHTPTESSDNSQGNVHSLKSGQFILQTADPYRMTSLSAVPCDVEDINIQVKSVEIQLSKICVHSSDFCPVSVSDLNYGQTIYWNNHTSQNHQLLALDFSGTVTAVGKNVNKLKVGDHIVACYPIAASSKIVIPEAACYKTKRLTFLKEAPCVSYFVLAWEVLHHALPKLKQRRLGIISSVPDSGLTKILAQTANKSGWYNIVLPQFSDQLHNVNKLDAFVLLPPFDKSQFEKACNVSGVRHIVAVCENEWQSSFSQNVFSCGNDDVRIQTVQMSSILEKGSIRAEKPHIYRWLKSMHLDKKSLDFEINTFQRMSSGSIDFLPVEESESYFSSKTLSVVALGKYDSKGALSDIQLLPKPNQLFQKKSVYIITGGLTGLGFETVKFIAHRGGGYIVILSRSRPSPDVQQEISKIKSQYGTTVVSLQCDVSISAQVVKTITAIGESFPSCPIRGLFHSAVVLHDGLIETLDKSLYEKVLKPKLNGALNLHHATKHCKLDYFVCYSSISAFIGNASQTNYCAANSFLDTFCQYRRNVGLAGQSINWGALNLGLLLNKDHLQTFLSAKGMMVLEVAEIHESLEQCLVLNRPQQVVCKFSFNNLRRHVLIHNAALKMRLGALVAEALTKAKGVDTIYDQTTVSKSPSEYVRSVLREKLGVDNDQLNDDSSLTALGVDSMLAMTLQNLLFQDSGVNVPLVKLLDPDSTLSTLVAMLKEGANQESEHGDEHVLDLMDNKEEVNDMSTVL